The proteins below come from a single Cannabis sativa cultivar Pink pepper isolate KNU-18-1 chromosome 3, ASM2916894v1, whole genome shotgun sequence genomic window:
- the LOC115709181 gene encoding putative F-box/LRR-repeat protein At4g15060 isoform X3 — MAKKSVEENDLCPERKRVKATSSSNKAEDEDRISKLPDAIILHILSFLPSKDLVPTSLLSKRWKLMWYSVPTLSFLDTKHARLPWHYDRFCDYVDTSLERRKRGMFFMGDSVITSFKLQIHSYARSIAHRIDKWFAFAVQNKVKKISLSFSKETEWNRDLRCFDYYYYCLPKTLVVNAMHLTILELGKVELNSRYSFSFPCLESLSMDLVRLADNDVLDKLLLGSPSLEKFRLDCCSLRTDHQLNINSFSLKFLQIQLTKDIVEQIRVANLESLELFGVYFGTINRSVCKTIRNLSLNCDWGPEESSSLEYLISNLPLLENLTLSNWYGLGMNHIKISSKQLKRFELNNPFTDEMTVVIESAPKLESFCYTGNIKFSISMVESSNLLNGTFIILDRQGNYDGNWFIGLMNFFLNLKCCWNTISLDVDSVEALLVPESLKNICRSPLVNWEHLRVVTECKPEMESDLRDALMWVSPSLKTLSIANKGIL; from the exons ATGGCTAAAAAGAGCGTGGAAGAAAACGATCTTTGTCCGGAGAGAAAAAGAGTTAAAGCAACATCATCGAGCAATAAGGCTGAAGACGAGGACAGAATTTCGAAACTACCTGATGCGATTATTCTACACATTCTCTCGTTTCTTCCTAGTAAGGATTTGGTTCCGACTAGTCTTCTTTCAAAGCGTTGGAAACTCATGTGGTATTCAGTCCCAACACTCTCTTTCTTAGATACTAAACATGCTAGATTGCCATGGCACTATGATAGGTTCTGCGATTATGTGGACACTAGTTTGGAACGCCGTAAGAGAGGTATGTTTTTTATGGGTGATTCTGTCATAACTAGTTTTAAGCTTCAGATTCATAGCTATGCTAGAAGTATTGCTCATCGCATAGATAAATGGTTTGCTTTTGCGGTTCAGAATAAAGTCAAGAAAATAAGTTTAAGCTTTAGCAAGGAAACCGAATGGAATCGCGATCTTCGCTGCTTCGATTATTACTACTACTGCTTACCTAAAACACTAGTAGTAAACGCAATGCATTTAACTATTTTGGAGTTGGGTAAGGTGGAGTTGAATTCTCGTTACTCATTTAGTTTTCCATGTTTGGAATCATTGTCAATGGATCTTGTTAGGCTTGCTGATAATGATGTGTTAGATAAGTTGTTGTTAGGTTCCCCTTCACTTGAGAAGTTTCGGTTAGATTGTTGTAGTTTGAGAACTGATCATCAGCTCAATATAAATAGTTTCAGTCTCAAGTTCTTGCAAATTCAACTTACTAAGGATATAGTGGAGCAAATTAGAGTGGCAAATCTTGAATCTTTGGAACTATTTGGTGTTTACTTTGGCACAATAAATCGCTCGGTGTGCAAGACAATTAGAAATCTTTCATTGAATTGTGATTGGGGTCCGGAAGAGTCGTCATCATTAGAATATCTTATTTCAAATCTTCCTCTCCTTGAGAATTTAACTTTGAGCAATTGGTATGGGTTAGGGATGAATCACATTAAGATCTCGAGTAAGCAATTGAAACGTTTCGAGTTGAATAACCCGTTTACAGATGAAATGACAGTTGTAATTGAATCAGCACCAAAGTTGGAATCATTTTGTTATACGGGCAATATCAAATTTAGTATATCAATGGTGGAGTCATCCAATTTGTTGAATGGAACATTCATAATTCTTGACCGACAAGGGAACTATGATGGAAATTGGTTCATCGGTTTGATGAATTTCTTTTTGAATCTTAAATGTTGTTGGAATACAATAAGCTTGGATGTTGACTCAGTTGAG GCCCTCCTCGTTCCAGAAAGTTTGAAGAATATATGTCGTTCTCCTTTAGTTAATTGGGAGCATCTTCGAGTTGTTACTGAATGCAAACCAGAAATGGAATCAGACTTGAGAGATGCTCTGATGTGGGTTTCTCCTTCTTTAAAGACATTATCTATAGCCAATAAGGGCATTCTTTAG
- the LOC115709181 gene encoding putative F-box/LRR-repeat protein At4g15060 isoform X2 — protein MKEKNQKFYCTAPTNQQSSSSFSTFMAKKSVEENDLCPERKRVKATSSSNKAEDEDRISKLPDAIILHILSFLPSKDLVPTSLLSKRWKLMWYSVPTLSFLDTKHARLPWHYDRFCDYVDTSLERRKRGMFFMGDSVITSFKLQIHSYARSIAHRIDKWFAFAVQNKVKKISLSFSKETEWNRDLRCFDYYYYCLPKTLVVNAMHLTILELGKVELNSRYSFSFPCLESLSMDLVRLADNDVLDKLLLGSPSLEKFRLDCCSLRTDHQLNINSFSLKFLQIQLTKDIVEQIRVANLESLELFGVYFGTINRSVCKTIRNLSLNCDWGPEESSSLEYLISNLPLLENLTLSNWYGLGMNHIKISSKQLKRFELNNPFTDEMTVVIESAPKLESFCYTGNIKFSISMVESSNLLNGTFIILDRQGNYDGNWFIGLMNFFLNLKCCWNTISLDVDSVEALLVPESLKNICRSPLVNWEHLRVVTECKPEMESDLRDALMWVSPSLKTLSIANKGIL, from the exons CAACTTTTATGGCTAAAAAGAGCGTGGAAGAAAACGATCTTTGTCCGGAGAGAAAAAGAGTTAAAGCAACATCATCGAGCAATAAGGCTGAAGACGAGGACAGAATTTCGAAACTACCTGATGCGATTATTCTACACATTCTCTCGTTTCTTCCTAGTAAGGATTTGGTTCCGACTAGTCTTCTTTCAAAGCGTTGGAAACTCATGTGGTATTCAGTCCCAACACTCTCTTTCTTAGATACTAAACATGCTAGATTGCCATGGCACTATGATAGGTTCTGCGATTATGTGGACACTAGTTTGGAACGCCGTAAGAGAGGTATGTTTTTTATGGGTGATTCTGTCATAACTAGTTTTAAGCTTCAGATTCATAGCTATGCTAGAAGTATTGCTCATCGCATAGATAAATGGTTTGCTTTTGCGGTTCAGAATAAAGTCAAGAAAATAAGTTTAAGCTTTAGCAAGGAAACCGAATGGAATCGCGATCTTCGCTGCTTCGATTATTACTACTACTGCTTACCTAAAACACTAGTAGTAAACGCAATGCATTTAACTATTTTGGAGTTGGGTAAGGTGGAGTTGAATTCTCGTTACTCATTTAGTTTTCCATGTTTGGAATCATTGTCAATGGATCTTGTTAGGCTTGCTGATAATGATGTGTTAGATAAGTTGTTGTTAGGTTCCCCTTCACTTGAGAAGTTTCGGTTAGATTGTTGTAGTTTGAGAACTGATCATCAGCTCAATATAAATAGTTTCAGTCTCAAGTTCTTGCAAATTCAACTTACTAAGGATATAGTGGAGCAAATTAGAGTGGCAAATCTTGAATCTTTGGAACTATTTGGTGTTTACTTTGGCACAATAAATCGCTCGGTGTGCAAGACAATTAGAAATCTTTCATTGAATTGTGATTGGGGTCCGGAAGAGTCGTCATCATTAGAATATCTTATTTCAAATCTTCCTCTCCTTGAGAATTTAACTTTGAGCAATTGGTATGGGTTAGGGATGAATCACATTAAGATCTCGAGTAAGCAATTGAAACGTTTCGAGTTGAATAACCCGTTTACAGATGAAATGACAGTTGTAATTGAATCAGCACCAAAGTTGGAATCATTTTGTTATACGGGCAATATCAAATTTAGTATATCAATGGTGGAGTCATCCAATTTGTTGAATGGAACATTCATAATTCTTGACCGACAAGGGAACTATGATGGAAATTGGTTCATCGGTTTGATGAATTTCTTTTTGAATCTTAAATGTTGTTGGAATACAATAAGCTTGGATGTTGACTCAGTTGAG GCCCTCCTCGTTCCAGAAAGTTTGAAGAATATATGTCGTTCTCCTTTAGTTAATTGGGAGCATCTTCGAGTTGTTACTGAATGCAAACCAGAAATGGAATCAGACTTGAGAGATGCTCTGATGTGGGTTTCTCCTTCTTTAAAGACATTATCTATAGCCAATAAGGGCATTCTTTAG
- the LOC115709181 gene encoding FBD-associated F-box protein At4g10400 isoform X1: protein MKIKIKKKKFQHAKGTCHLFSSEKYRAAQLCQQSSSSFSTFMAKKSVEENDLCPERKRVKATSSSNKAEDEDRISKLPDAIILHILSFLPSKDLVPTSLLSKRWKLMWYSVPTLSFLDTKHARLPWHYDRFCDYVDTSLERRKRGMFFMGDSVITSFKLQIHSYARSIAHRIDKWFAFAVQNKVKKISLSFSKETEWNRDLRCFDYYYYCLPKTLVVNAMHLTILELGKVELNSRYSFSFPCLESLSMDLVRLADNDVLDKLLLGSPSLEKFRLDCCSLRTDHQLNINSFSLKFLQIQLTKDIVEQIRVANLESLELFGVYFGTINRSVCKTIRNLSLNCDWGPEESSSLEYLISNLPLLENLTLSNWYGLGMNHIKISSKQLKRFELNNPFTDEMTVVIESAPKLESFCYTGNIKFSISMVESSNLLNGTFIILDRQGNYDGNWFIGLMNFFLNLKCCWNTISLDVDSVEALLVPESLKNICRSPLVNWEHLRVVTECKPEMESDLRDALMWVSPSLKTLSIANKGIL from the exons CAACTTTTATGGCTAAAAAGAGCGTGGAAGAAAACGATCTTTGTCCGGAGAGAAAAAGAGTTAAAGCAACATCATCGAGCAATAAGGCTGAAGACGAGGACAGAATTTCGAAACTACCTGATGCGATTATTCTACACATTCTCTCGTTTCTTCCTAGTAAGGATTTGGTTCCGACTAGTCTTCTTTCAAAGCGTTGGAAACTCATGTGGTATTCAGTCCCAACACTCTCTTTCTTAGATACTAAACATGCTAGATTGCCATGGCACTATGATAGGTTCTGCGATTATGTGGACACTAGTTTGGAACGCCGTAAGAGAGGTATGTTTTTTATGGGTGATTCTGTCATAACTAGTTTTAAGCTTCAGATTCATAGCTATGCTAGAAGTATTGCTCATCGCATAGATAAATGGTTTGCTTTTGCGGTTCAGAATAAAGTCAAGAAAATAAGTTTAAGCTTTAGCAAGGAAACCGAATGGAATCGCGATCTTCGCTGCTTCGATTATTACTACTACTGCTTACCTAAAACACTAGTAGTAAACGCAATGCATTTAACTATTTTGGAGTTGGGTAAGGTGGAGTTGAATTCTCGTTACTCATTTAGTTTTCCATGTTTGGAATCATTGTCAATGGATCTTGTTAGGCTTGCTGATAATGATGTGTTAGATAAGTTGTTGTTAGGTTCCCCTTCACTTGAGAAGTTTCGGTTAGATTGTTGTAGTTTGAGAACTGATCATCAGCTCAATATAAATAGTTTCAGTCTCAAGTTCTTGCAAATTCAACTTACTAAGGATATAGTGGAGCAAATTAGAGTGGCAAATCTTGAATCTTTGGAACTATTTGGTGTTTACTTTGGCACAATAAATCGCTCGGTGTGCAAGACAATTAGAAATCTTTCATTGAATTGTGATTGGGGTCCGGAAGAGTCGTCATCATTAGAATATCTTATTTCAAATCTTCCTCTCCTTGAGAATTTAACTTTGAGCAATTGGTATGGGTTAGGGATGAATCACATTAAGATCTCGAGTAAGCAATTGAAACGTTTCGAGTTGAATAACCCGTTTACAGATGAAATGACAGTTGTAATTGAATCAGCACCAAAGTTGGAATCATTTTGTTATACGGGCAATATCAAATTTAGTATATCAATGGTGGAGTCATCCAATTTGTTGAATGGAACATTCATAATTCTTGACCGACAAGGGAACTATGATGGAAATTGGTTCATCGGTTTGATGAATTTCTTTTTGAATCTTAAATGTTGTTGGAATACAATAAGCTTGGATGTTGACTCAGTTGAG GCCCTCCTCGTTCCAGAAAGTTTGAAGAATATATGTCGTTCTCCTTTAGTTAATTGGGAGCATCTTCGAGTTGTTACTGAATGCAAACCAGAAATGGAATCAGACTTGAGAGATGCTCTGATGTGGGTTTCTCCTTCTTTAAAGACATTATCTATAGCCAATAAGGGCATTCTTTAG
- the LOC115709181 gene encoding uncharacterized protein LOC115709181 isoform X4, whose protein sequence is MKIKIKKKKFQHAKGTCHLFSSEKYRAAQLCQQSSSSFSTFMAKKSVEENDLCPERKRVKATSSSNKAEDEDRISKLPDAIILHILSFLPSSAIMWTLVWNAVRENKVKKISLSFSKETEWNRDLRCFDYYYYCLPKTLVVNAMHLTILELGKVELNSRYSFSFPCLESLSMDLVRLADNDVLDKLLLGSPSLEKFRLDCCSLRTDHQLNINSFSLKFLQIQLTKDIVEQIRVANLESLELFGVYFGTINRSVCKTIRNLSLNCDWGPEESSSLEYLISNLPLLENLTLSNWYGLGMNHIKISSKQLKRFELNNPFTDEMTVVIESAPKLESFCYTGNIKFSISMVESSNLLNGTFIILDRQGNYDGNWFIGLMNFFLNLKCCWNTISLDVDSVEALLVPESLKNICRSPLVNWEHLRVVTECKPEMESDLRDALMWVSPSLKTLSIANKGIL, encoded by the exons CAACTTTTATGGCTAAAAAGAGCGTGGAAGAAAACGATCTTTGTCCGGAGAGAAAAAGAGTTAAAGCAACATCATCGAGCAATAAGGCTGAAGACGAGGACAGAATTTCGAAACTACCTGATGCGATTATTCTACACATTCTCTCGTTTCTTCCTA GTTCTGCGATTATGTGGACACTAGTTTGGAACGCCGTAAGAGAG AATAAAGTCAAGAAAATAAGTTTAAGCTTTAGCAAGGAAACCGAATGGAATCGCGATCTTCGCTGCTTCGATTATTACTACTACTGCTTACCTAAAACACTAGTAGTAAACGCAATGCATTTAACTATTTTGGAGTTGGGTAAGGTGGAGTTGAATTCTCGTTACTCATTTAGTTTTCCATGTTTGGAATCATTGTCAATGGATCTTGTTAGGCTTGCTGATAATGATGTGTTAGATAAGTTGTTGTTAGGTTCCCCTTCACTTGAGAAGTTTCGGTTAGATTGTTGTAGTTTGAGAACTGATCATCAGCTCAATATAAATAGTTTCAGTCTCAAGTTCTTGCAAATTCAACTTACTAAGGATATAGTGGAGCAAATTAGAGTGGCAAATCTTGAATCTTTGGAACTATTTGGTGTTTACTTTGGCACAATAAATCGCTCGGTGTGCAAGACAATTAGAAATCTTTCATTGAATTGTGATTGGGGTCCGGAAGAGTCGTCATCATTAGAATATCTTATTTCAAATCTTCCTCTCCTTGAGAATTTAACTTTGAGCAATTGGTATGGGTTAGGGATGAATCACATTAAGATCTCGAGTAAGCAATTGAAACGTTTCGAGTTGAATAACCCGTTTACAGATGAAATGACAGTTGTAATTGAATCAGCACCAAAGTTGGAATCATTTTGTTATACGGGCAATATCAAATTTAGTATATCAATGGTGGAGTCATCCAATTTGTTGAATGGAACATTCATAATTCTTGACCGACAAGGGAACTATGATGGAAATTGGTTCATCGGTTTGATGAATTTCTTTTTGAATCTTAAATGTTGTTGGAATACAATAAGCTTGGATGTTGACTCAGTTGAG GCCCTCCTCGTTCCAGAAAGTTTGAAGAATATATGTCGTTCTCCTTTAGTTAATTGGGAGCATCTTCGAGTTGTTACTGAATGCAAACCAGAAATGGAATCAGACTTGAGAGATGCTCTGATGTGGGTTTCTCCTTCTTTAAAGACATTATCTATAGCCAATAAGGGCATTCTTTAG